The following DNA comes from Capsicum annuum cultivar UCD-10X-F1 chromosome 7, UCD10Xv1.1, whole genome shotgun sequence.
ATTAGCTCACTATTTCCAAAAGTCCAACGACGATTACCACTATCAAAATGAAAACCTCCCAAAGTGTCATTCTTTTTGACAAATGCTGGAGAATTTCGACGATACAGGTGGACATCTGGCCAGATTTGATCGAAAATATTTGTTTTCTCTATTTAGAGGCTTCTAGAAAATCTATGTATATAGCCGATTTTCATGTAGTTGATAAGTAGACTAATGTATCTGATTATGGTGGGATGGTGAAAGACATGAAGATACATCATAGGACTTGCTAAAAAAAGTGTAGATGCTATGTATCGTATTAATTTTTGTGTACAAATTCATAAGAATGATGTATTTGATTGAAAATGTGACAAGATTGTGTATCAAAATCTTTTGTCTTAAGTCGTTGACAATCACTTTAAGTTGTCCCAAAAATTCAATTAAATCTCTCAACTAAGGTCTGTACCTATTGAACACTTCTACCCTGTGAATTTGGACCACCTGAGCATTTTTTTGACAATCAACTAAAAGTATAAGATGTATGCAATCCACTTGCACCAACGAGacaatttgataaataaaatattaacatgTGTCATGTGAGTtcaaaaaagtaatttaaaatgtattacataattaaaaaaaagaaaattatatttaatttttttttaaaaaagggaaaaacacCTGTAACTCATTTTTCATCCTTCTCTTCTTTATAAACAAAGCAACAAAGTCCGCCAGAGCACAAACCACCGTCCACCACCCCtttccccttttttcttctttatacataACAAAAATAGCACTCAAATAACGAAATTGGTCATCATCTTCTTGACCCTCCTCttaattcttgatttattttcaaaaaaatagttctttgctactattttatttctttttaatttttgtaaaagtaatttttttttgaatcaatcaattaaattttcaagaagaaagaagaaaacatATTTTCGTCACTGACAATGATGACGGGGTGGGGGATTGAAGACAACGACGACGGGGTGGGGTTGGGGTGCTGTAAAGACGAACTGGAGTGGGGGTGGGGTGCTGTGAAGACAACGAACTGGAGTGGGGGTGGGGTGTTGTGAAGACGACGATAACGGGGTGGGCTTGAGGTGCTGTGAAAACGACGAACTGGGGTGGAGGTAGGGTGCTGTGAAGACGATGAAGATGCAGGGGTGGGGTTAAAGACGACGAAGATGCAGGCGTGGGGTGGGGTGCTGTGAAGGCGATGACACGGGAGTGGGGGTGGGGTGCTGTGAAGACAATGacgtgggggtggggtggggtgggggtcgGAGGGgtttgtgttttttttgaaaaaaaattaagaaattataataattataaattatattaataaaataatttaaatataagttttgtaattaaaaaaagtaaaatattattttttcttcgaTTCACGTGTCCAAGGAAAGCGTAACATTTTTTCTTGCCAAATTAATATTTTGTGCCTGATAGGTATCGATTTTAAGTACTTGAGGTATCTGATAGGTACATGCTTTAGTTGAGGAGTTTAAGCGAATTTTTGGAAAAACTTAAAGTGATTGTTGATGACTTAAGCCAAATATTTTTATGATACATAAGACTTATGTATCAGAAAGAGATATTTATTATTGATAcataaaaatatgattgaattagttatatattaaaaaatgatatatctgttgcaattAGATGTATCTGACTGCTTCAAAATCAGAAattttatatagttttaaaaagaGTGAGgataaaaagtaattaattacTGTTGGAACATATTGATACATGTTGATACTCAGCTAGCTTAGTTACTAATTAATTCAGTTAGTGATTAGCAGCAATCAGTTGGTTACTATTCCATTGAAAATTAGTCAGTTAGTTGGCTCGATGAGCTGACAACTAATTAAGCTTAGGAAGCTTCTAGAAGTAAGTGATCTTATCTCAATATTTAGGTGCATAGATCTTAGCTGAAATCAGTTGTACCATAACATTTTCAATATACAGTTTCTCTCTTCTTCTACTCTGCTCATGTAAGTTCATACTACTAAGCTTATTATCCTCTAAACTTGATGAATTTTGACAATTACTAAAGAGTTGGGATTATGAAAGTTGCCCTTATATTAATGTAATCTGCTGTGTTCTTTTCTGGAATATGAAGTGTATAGAATTAAACAATCTGTTGTGTTCTTTTTAGGAATATGAAGTCGAGTTTTTGATTCTATGCATTGGAAGGTACAGTGGTTTAGCAAATATGCCGGAGTTCCCTATCGGTGAAGGGCCGGACGTTTTCGCTGGGAAAGTGATACATTCCATGGAGTACTCAGCCATGGACAATGAAAGTGCTAGAAAACTGATCAAGGGAAAGAGAATCGCAGTTATTGGTTCTCAAAAATCAGCTGTAGATGTCGCGGCTGAATGCGCAAATACTAATGGTAAGAAACAACTTTTCATCGATCTCATATATTTTGATGATAATATTTAAGTTATGTATATTAAcgatattaatattttttatgactTAGGCCCTGAAATCCCTTGTACATTGGTACAAAGGACGATACCATGGGGAACTCCTAATGGGTGCTTTTGGTGGGGAATTAATCTTGGATTTTTATATGGTAGTCGATTTTCAGAGCTCTTGGTTCACAAGCCTGGTGAGAACGTCATCTACAGTGTGTTGGCCTCCCTTCTTTCTCCTGTGGTAAAATTTCTTGAAACCGAAGAAATTAACTACTCCCTCGTTCCATTTTATATGTCGTCATTTGATCGGATACAGAATTTAAGAAACAAGTAAAGACTTGATGCtttttaccaaattgtccttcattaaaaaatgtactattattatttttaaagccAAAGTTATTAATAGGCACtcaaacttattttgaaaattcacttagacccatTAACTATGACctgtacctatcagacccctaaacccccgaattttgatccaatcGGGCATTTTTTGCCTACATGGCACTGCGCGTGCAATGCACTTGCTGTAGGAGcgtgagaatttttttttttaactaaattacGAATTGAAATGTGCCAAGTGGCACTATGGGgcccaaaaaatattaattaaaaaatttatatttatattatttattaaaaaaaattttaattattataatttcttaattcttttttaaaaaaagcaccCCCCTATGTCATCTTCATCACagcaccccaccccaccccgagTCTTTATCGTTTCAACCCTACCCCACCCCCGCATCTTCGTCGTCACCCCAATCCCGCGTCTTCACATGAACAAATTCTTTTTAATCCaccataattattttcatttcttgaaaatttccaacaaaattcacttttttttccTCCACTAGTATCACCATATCTTGAAAAATTACAACaaacatctttttctttttttatcattcCTTGGAAATATTTACAATAAAGATtacttttttgttgaaaaattacaAGAAAGATCACTTTTCTCTCCATTAATAtcacaattttatgaaaattttcaataaagaTGGCTTTGTTCTAGACCCActtttgaattcttgaagtagATTTAAACAAAAATTGTGTGTGTGTGGTTTTGAGGTTCACAGAAAAGTTTAATGGAGAAGAGGAACGtcggggggtgggggtggggaagaAGATGAACGCTGGGGGAGGGGGGGCTGGGGGGTGGTGGGGGAgttttttactttcattttttttaaaattttataatttttttttaataaccaattttttatttttatttttttaaataagtttataattattttttaataatttggttcctcaaagaaattttttatttttatttataaaaattttataatttatttttaatgatcagtttttattttttaataatttggatcctcaatgccattttttatttttattttttaaaatattttataatttctttttaataatcggttttttattttttaaataaattttaataatttagatcctcaatgacattttttatttttattttttaaaatttttattatttttttaataatcaattttttatttttattttttaaataattttagaataattttttaataatttcctcagtgccatttttatattctttttttttaaattataattaatttttaataattattggacccacaatgccaCGTGTCAGCTTTCAATTAGCTCATTTTGCCACATCatcgcgtgtgtgcaacacacactttgagcTTTTAGCTAATAGGGAAAAAATGTCCAATTGGATCAAAATTTAgggggtttaggggtctgataggtacaagtcatagttgaggggtctaagtgaattttagaAACAAGTTTGAGTGTTAATGCTTTTTAATTAAGTGGGTCCTTATGAGTGGAACAAATAAGGGTGAAAgtgtaattgtgtctttaaatagttaccaaataagaaaatatgactCTTTTTTAGacgaataaaaaaaaaaatgatgacacataaaataagaCGGAAAAAGTAATTTTTGTTTCATCATTTATGTTTCTTAATTTGACACAAAACTAATAAAGATAAAAGGAATATTTTGGATTGATGTGATCTTAAACCAAATATGTTAATAATCCTCAAAAATGCCGTTTGAATATGACACATTTTTAAATGTAAACTTCTCATTTATTTTTAGCGAAATAACTTATAGTCAAACAAATAtctactattttttaaattacaagcttcaaaagaaaaataatttttccctAAATTTAGTGCCTAGTTAAAATTACTCACCCTTTTCGAGTATTTATACCAAATCAACCAAGTTATCGTGACTCGTTAAGCGatttaataaagtaaaaatatacaataagtaatcataattaaaaaaacaattgTGTATATTTCAACACATGTAATGCATACATTGGTTTAATTTAGTGTGTAGACATCGTGTCTGAATAAAAACATTACATAAATTGAAACTGTAGAAgtcatttattcatataatattcTTTGCTaatgcttttattttttattgaacaaCAATTTTTTCAGAGATGGGGTTTCTCAAAATTTGCAGAGAGTTATCTTACATGGAACCTCCCATTGAAGAAGTACAACATGGTACCAAAACAAAGTTTTCTTCAAGACATGTCTTCTTGCAAGGCGATTTTATTGCCTGATGATTTCTATGGCAAAGTTGAAGAAAGAAGCATTATTCTCAAGAAAACACAGTGTTTTAATTTCTGCAAAGAAGGATTGATTCTTGATGGTGAAGTTGATGAGCCAATAAAAGTTGATCTTGTTATCTTTGCTACTGGATATAAAGGTCAAGAAAAGTTGAAGAATATGTTTTCCTCAAAAAGTTTTCAGAATTACATAATGGGGTCACCAAATTCAGTTGTTCCTCTTTACAGGTGCacatatatactactactatcaTCCCACCCACCCAACCCCCGCCCAAAAGAAAAAAACCATTATTCAAGtattgtattgttattttttgaactattttagtgAAAATCCTGAATAGTCCATCACCGGCCACTAGGACAAAGTAGAATCAAGCTAAGTTGGTTATGCTTTTAAGTCATTGATATGATTGTCATTAGCATATTATCTTGTATTAGCTATTGAGACGTGAAATCCACTGTGTCAAGGTTGTACCATCGATTTTCTTTAAAGAATCTCTttatagtttttgcatatttttatgcAAAAAAAGATTGATGGATGTTCGCTGGTTTTCTTTATAAAAAGAATCACAAAGAAACCAATGGACGATAGTAAAATTGCCTTCTATTAGTGGAAATGTTAGAAGGGTAAATTTGTATATTTTCCCTGGTGTCACATCCCAATCAGTATTCATGTAATAtctagtttttaaatttttaataatacttgttgcttttttcttttactttgttcatcttgtttttctATTACTTTGTTCAATTCTACTTTGATTTCACTTCTTTTTGAGTTAAGAGTCTATTGAAAACATCTCTACCTTACAAAGTAGTTGTAAGGTCTGATTATATGCATTGGACCCTCTTCAGATCCACCTATAAAATCACAATGGTATGTTATCATTGTAGTACTAATTAGATCCATGTTCTTGATATAATTtcccttttttctctttctttttgcaAAATCTTGGTAGGCACATAATACATCCAAGAATACCAAACCTAGCAATAATTGGATACTCAGGGAGCATAACAAATCTCCACACATCTGAGATGAGGTGCCAATGGCTAGCACATTTTCTTGACCAAACATTCAAGTTGCCAAGCATTAAAGAGATGGAAAAAGAGATCCAAAAGTGGGAAGATTACATGAAAACATATGCTGGAAAAGAGTACAAAAGGGCTTGTATTGCTGCCCTACACATTTGGTACAATGATCAATTGTGCAAGGACATTGGGTGCAACAATAGAAGAAAGAAGAGTTTCTATGATGAATGGTTTCAACCATACTTGCAGTCAGATTATGTTAGGCTAAGTCCTAATAACTAGTCCTATTAAgtattttgtgtattttgatgcGACAGAAGTCATTTTCTAGTATTTTCTTTAGTAAGACATTTCTTGTAGTTTGATTGTCTGAAAGTATTTTCTTATTAGATTCGGCAAATGACTTTCCTCAGTTGTGCGCCGAAGTTACAACCATATAACTTTGACTTTATTCAGTCCTATTAAGTAATTCGTATATTTTGATGCGACGATAGTCCTTTTTTGGGATTTTCTCTAATAAGTATCATTTTGTTATTTGATTGTCTgaatatatttttcatcataaGGGGAAAATGGCTTTCCGCACTTGTGGGGCTGAAGTCAGATATATACATTTTTGGATTTACAAAATGGTGAATCCCCGCTCTCTGAGTTTTAACCAGTACTAGCGAGGACTTCAGGTGGTCCTAAGGGTCTAGCTTATGGGTGACGGCCGCATGCGTGCCATAAGTGTCATGCTAGTATGTTTAGAAGCAATAGTTGGAATCTTGGGATTTTAGAGTGAAATTCTTTTAGGACTTacgaagttttgatgattgacaagagGTCATGGAACAAGTAAGCATAGCTGGTTCATGAAAAACTACTTCAAAAGAGTTAACTTTGCAAAAGGACTTTTTGTTGATAAAGTCACACGtgcaaaaataaagaaggaagtTTGTTACTTCAGGTAAACATTAGGAGATCAGTCCTTGTGGAGTTAAAAGTCTACTTAGTTGTGAAGATCAATAGAATGAAGTTATAAAtatcaaggactttcaaaacaaaatttgCGCACTCatattgagagaaaaaaaaaagtagaacaCGAGCAAATAAGCAAGAACAATTTTTGAGAGAGTTCTCCCTAACTATCGAAGTGCATCCTTGTCACGACCTGAGCCGAGGCCCTGGCAGCGACGGACATCCCGAACTACGAAGGACCTAgaaaccccttagcatactattaTAAGCAGATCCATGCATAAATCTATGTGCAGAAGATATAATGATACTCAATGAAAACTTATAGTCAAATCATGTCAAAGGTGTTATGACAATATAATAAGCAAATCTCGTCCACGAAGTCTCTACTGAATACTGACTATCTAGGCCGGTACAATGCCAGCTGGACCATAAACTGAAAgaagtcaacatatgaataaatgtcTTTCGAAAGATGGATGGTTCACCAATTCTATCATTATCCCAATTGTTCTACTGATGTAATAGACCACGGGACAGTGTCTCAGAGCCTGtattattgtaatacctcatatttctcTAACTCAGTTTAACTCTCAGTAAATGAGTATTCCTATtaacaatttttaaaatacttaaaattttcCAGTTTAAGaactgccattgcataggaaattcagttagctttctgACAATATAatagtagcttcagaatagtctcagtaatgtcacaaatAATAgcacttagtcagttacagaactcagtgaactcaatccagttcagttagttaacacgatcagtaacagtttagtccagcctagtacaatctagtgatcaattcagtgtctattcagttgggagtacgattcagcactgagtaaacccaaggatgggggctcacctgtcagtagagggtgtgatccttagaagcagtccttgcatttcagaactacgtagccagtataggttaagatatcaacctactagttgagagttgataaggtgttttacctgctagttgagggtaccaccattctcatttagggcacctactagatgagggtgactcttcagcttttctttacccatggcacggtactgacacccttctaaatgggttacatgttggacctcagttatcttatttggggcatatcagttagatgattacctcccacagtttcagtttcagtctcagcgtagaactcagttcagttctacagaatcatgactgtcagacatagtcacttagtatcagtaattcagttatcagtaatctcaaataTCATTTAATCAGTATTAGAAATCAATACTCATCTTTAGTAAAAGCTTTGATACGGTATCACTGTATATGCACAGTAGTGCACACTCAGTATTTTACAGTAGTTTTTAGTTTTCCATGTATtcttatttagttactctatatcatttagtcagttattgttcatgaatatgaacccctacattcagccttacctcatctagcatactagtacattccataCTAACGTATACTTtctttttgcactatgatgtctcatatcataggttcggatgctcaggttcctgaccgcgcatagACAGATTTAGatagcagcagtagatttagtagtgagtcctcttctattaaggatatgcttttatttcagtattttcagtagcttcagtatttcagtagtcggagttagttgggggcttgtcccataaacttcaaattcagacagttcagttataggcttttcagactagactattcagatagttttcAGTTTTGCAGATGTCattatcagatgttattattattttcagtattcaaattttgaaccttatggcatttcagcctaacttctgcattattttagtattactatatagtgcttacagtaggtaccagtcatgggttagcttgtggtcctttagggtcgtaagcaccatgtggcatccaggaTACAGAGTCGAGGCGTTACAATTATGGGGGTCAATACTTGGAACGTATTGGTATGCAGAACTAACCCAAAATAATGTATAATTTATGTAATATATTTGAGagcattgtgaaaataatttatcataaatatatcaaaaaacaTATGGGCATACTTTAAAGAACTTCGACTCATGCTTGTAAAACTTTGACTCGACTCTTTGCATTACTTTTGatctagatggtacaccctacaactctgattacccatgggctatatgggttcgcCATTAACTCGTTGGTCAAGCCCCCAACTtaagtttgccgcaagggctAGAGACTTTGATCTCTGATACACCATAGGGCACATAGCCAGTGTATAATCCATATTTCAGGACATAATAACCCGTGTCGGCAAAGCACAGTTttggaaaatgagttatctgaactcgttcCTTCTTCGGGTAGTTATCTAACTCTCTTAGAGAccatttttagccttttatttTTTAACCATACATATAACTTAAGACATGGTTTGAAATCTGGAAAGTCTGTAGTCTGTTTGTTCTGAGTATGTCATGGCATTTATCTGATTTGgtgtcatcataccaagacttgcaagttatctaagccatatcatatcatgtcatagtcttttcattcaaaatatgCTATTTGACCACCAAAACATTTAAATATtacaagagagttcttatttcaaaacatatgaaacttatgcaaaacactttatttttaatactttaacatagtgtggtcatctctttcatcaatcacatgcaatttctTTATTAGGACACAAGaacatttataaattaataaaataccctCTCATTAGATCATAAAGCAATGCAAACCACAAATGatattaaaacatttaaactCAAGTTTTTAACCATTCGTAtgaacaacccacaacatgttAAGAGAATgaatttcataacaagagagggaatcTCATAAATCACACTCTCATATAAATTGTCAAAACTCATAACACATATACACAtgaatattattcatatttaggaaccccccccccccatagtttatacaagatttcatcataaaacgGGGTTTCCAATGCATGCTcttcaacaatttcaaaactcattgcataaacataattatatatacttaaatcTTGTAAAACGTAAacttatgcccatgagatttagatagtcccacataccttttgacGGAACAAAATTGAATAACAACCTTGATTTTGGGCTTAAGAATTGAGAAATCCTTCCttgatgatcttgagaggaagaGAATAAGGGTTTGGGAGCTTTCAATTGGTCTTGGGACGATTTTAGGGTTATAGAACGGATTAGGGGAGTTATGGGGGTGAAAGGATCTTTTTGCCCTTGATTTGATGTGAAAAAATGTGTTTTAATGTCTAGGAAAGAGGGTTTACGCCGCGGACCCAACACGGAGCAGTTGCTTTGCCTCGCAATCTCAAATGCGCATCCTGGATAGTGTTTTACTAAAACACTCATAAATTTTGACGTCAAACTCGAATTGACGAATGGTCAGTTGCTTTGAAAATTAGACTCAAAggtatttaatttgatatataatgggCAACGTAACTCATTATATTCTAAGAGTAATGACCATTGGAATTTGTCCTAAGAAAAATTGTATACCAAAATTCAATGGTTAGAAAAATgttcaacttaactttgagctaggTGATATTTAAGACTTCAATCCATCTCTAAAGATGTTTTCACGCTAAAACATTGTTATTCACACTTACTTCTAACTAGAAACCATTTGATtcgggtctatatacgtaggaaaGACGGTTcaactttagcccaaaagtgtggggtgttacaagcCTTCTGCCTAACTATTGGAGTACAACCTAATACAATGAACAATGGTTAGGAAAATGTTCAACTTAAGTTTGAGCTAGGTGATATTTAAGACTTCAATCCATCTTTGAAGATGATTGctatttacacttatttctaactaGAAAccattgggtttgggtctatatTCGTAGGAAAGGCAGTTCAACTTTAGCCCGTTCACGTGATATAAATTaatatgtaataatataataaaaagataacACCACAAAAGGGATCGATCCCACGGTCATGAGAATAATCACTTTAAGGGACCATTCAATGTCATCGAGCCATTGTTCATTTTGTTTATGGGTTAccatctataatatttttttgatttattctaatttttaacaTATTTTCCAGATCTATGATAGTGATTGGGGGTTCCCACCCAACACTATAGATCCACCCCTGAGTTTTGTAATCTGATTTTCAAGTGGAGGAATTTGAAGTGAGTTTCAACAGTTTGAAAATATTGTTGAACATTAAGAGTAGAGTTTATAATTGTAATCTTTTGTTTAGAGGCTCATTTTGTTTATTGAAGTTAGGATTAAATCCTATAGAGATACAGATCACATGTGAGTTATTAGGACCTGCAGAAATATGAAAGCCTCACTCCTAAGATGTTATTGAATATGCTTACCCATTTTTGTTCCATTCTGAGATTGTTCATCTATGGGCTTAAAAATATGCCACAAGAGATATGTTTGGACAAAGTCATAATATCATAGTATTTGTTTCAACACATTCCTGATGACTCAATTATCTTTATATATGTTTTCAACTGAAGTCTTAATTAGTCCTGTTGGTTAATTAATTCTTCCTGAACTTTtagaatttctttttatttggtgCCACAAAAGCCATTTTGCAGGAATTTGTTTTTGAGTATGTCATTTCTGATGTTTAGTTATGgcaattttttgagaaaatggtcaaataccctCCCaatctttaccccaaatcccaactacacactcaaccttttaaagggtcctattacccccctgaacttatTTTTAGTGAATTTATTACCCcccaaactattttaaagtggaatatataCACCCCCGAAATAGGACAACTAGTCATTTCTGATGCGGTGTGATGCACACGCTGAACAGTAATGCCACgtcatttttttaatctaaaaaattaattattttccctTATATATTTTCCTTTACTCTTTTATTCTCTCatcttttccattttaatttttttcttttctcttctctcttaattacaaactatcaaaaatcTCTCACTTTTTCAGCTGGTAATCCCTGCCATGGCCGTTGttgatttcagtttttttttttgacaacaaCAACTCGATAGGATGGAAGAAAATCATTTCGTGTTTATGTTGAAGTAACTGttaattgagttattttttatggAATTGGAGATACCCATTTTGtgatttcagttttttttatttgatgacaACAACTCCATAGAATGGAAGAAGACCATTTCGTGTTTGTGTTGAAGTAAATGTTACTTGAGTtgtttttgatggaattgaagatgcctatttttgttttttgaaaatggAAATGGGTTCAGTATTTGGGACTTGgaattcatgaatatgaatagAATGGAAGAATGTTAATTGAGTTGTTTTTGATGGAATTGGAGATACCCATTttgtg
Coding sequences within:
- the LOC107852636 gene encoding probable flavin-containing monooxygenase 1; the encoded protein is MEEKRVAIIGAGISGLLACKYTLEKGFIPIVFEASNAIGGVWTQTIESTRLQSLKSTFEFTDFPWPRSVRRSFPHSTEVLMYVEEYAKYFGLMEYIQLNSNVIGINYVGVCDEMESWEFWSGNGKPFGSKGKWQILVQREDFTTQEYEVEFLILCIGRYSGLANMPEFPIGEGPDVFAGKVIHSMEYSAMDNESARKLIKGKRIAVIGSQKSAVDVAAECANTNGPEIPCTLVQRTIPWGTPNGCFWWGINLGFLYGSRFSELLVHKPGENVIYSVLASLLSPVRWGFSKFAESYLTWNLPLKKYNMVPKQSFLQDMSSCKAILLPDDFYGKVEERSIILKKTQCFNFCKEGLILDGEVDEPIKVDLVIFATGYKGQEKLKNMFSSKSFQNYIMGSPNSVVPLYRHIIHPRIPNLAIIGYSGSITNLHTSEMRCQWLAHFLDQTFKLPSIKEMEKEIQKWEDYMKTYAGKEYKRACIAALHIWYNDQLCKDIGCNNRRKKSFYDEWFQPYLQSDYVRLSPNN